The Emys orbicularis isolate rEmyOrb1 chromosome 9, rEmyOrb1.hap1, whole genome shotgun sequence genomic sequence CCGGAAAGTGATCTGTTTTGTAGACGTCTCCAGCCTGAATGTAAAAGACAAAGATTCAAAAGCAAAGAAAGCTGCTAGCCAGTCCAGCAGCATCTCTGAACCTTCAAATGAACTTGATCTGGGAAATCTGGAGGAAAAAGAAGTCATTGTAATAAAGGACAATGAGAAGCATGATCATTCTAAAACTGAAGGAGCAGTATGTCTTTTCAAACAAGGTTCAACTGATGAACTCAGCGTTGTGAGCTGGCTCAACAATGACCTTCAGAAATATGCAGTTGGATTCCAGCATGCGCTGACCCCTTCAGATGCCCCTCAGAAACGCAAAGTTAGCGAAACCTTCAATGATCCATCATTGTCCCAGAACAGTGACACATCTTTAAAGTCTGCCGGggcccaaaagggaaagagagatcCAGATGATGTTTCATACTATGTAAATAAGCTCTGTTCTTTGGTTGTTCAAATGGCACGTAAAGAGATCACAGATAAATTGGAAGGCACTGCCAGTAAGTTTATACGTCAGGGGATTCATGGTTCAGCTGGTGAAGGGAAAAATAATTCCCGTGGTTCTGTGAGCAAAATTGCATCACAAATGGTGAATGAAGCCGTTGAAGCAAGCACACAGGACCCCCAGGGTAAACTACCATCCCCAAGACCATCTCAAGAAAAGACTACCAAGAAGGAAGATACTTCAGGTTCTAAGAGAACATCACTCTTCTATGGTGAGATGTCTAATCAAAATGGTTGTAAACAGGGAGGAAAGCCTGGAGATAAACAAATGTGTCAGCAAGCAAAACAGTCTGGGCAGGATGATTCTGGTACTTCTGTAAGCAAAGGGTTAATGGTTTATGCAAATCAGGTTGCTTCAGACATGATGTTCTCATTCATGAAGACCATGAAAGTCCAAAGAAAGGATGGTAAGACAACCCCAGCTTGTGTAGTTTTGAAGAAAGTAATCCTCAAACATACCAAAGATGTCATATCAGACTTGATAGACTCAACCATGAAAAATCTGCATAATGTCACAGGGGTGCTCATGACAGACTCTGATTTCGTTTCCACGGTGAAAAAGAATCTATTCAACCTAGGAAGCCAAAAGTCTACTGAAATTTTGGAAGCAATGGTGAAACGCCTGTTTAAAGCCCTAGCAGGGGATGATAAGCAGTCTAGGTCTCAAAGCCTAGCATACACATCACTTAAAACAGGCCCCCAAGACAGCAAATCTCAAGGCATGCAATTTACAGCAATGAAAAGTGAAATGCATAATCAAGGGAAGGACAAAGACCGAGGAGCAGGCAAGTGTCAATCATCATCAAGCAAAGCTTCGGAAAAGCATTGCTCAATGGATAAGTATGCAAAAGACCTCATTGTGACTGCATTAATGTTGATACAACAACATCTATTACAACAGACAAATGGCAAAGACTCAGCACGTGAATCGGGCGCCACTTCGTTTGGATATGTTTCTCGTGATTCTCATTTTGAAAAGGCTGGGAGCAGCCATAGTTCCAAGTCCCTTTCAATGGCTGCTGGATCAAGGCACTCAGGGGCAAAGAATGACCACCAACAACTTGACTCCCAAAAGGGGGACATATCAAGTATCCTGTTATCAATCATCCAGAAGGTCTTACGTGAGGCTGGTTTCAATATAGATGACAATTCCAGTGAAACAAACAGGAATTATAGAGATGCTGCCACCACTGATAGCAAGTCCAGCAAAAAGTCCTTATCTAAACAGCCCAATTCATCTATGGATCAGTCTGACAATATGGATCAGGTGAACAAGCAATTTATTGATCAACTGGTGGAATCTGTGATGAAGTTATGTCTATTCATGGCCAAAAACAACAGCCCAGATTTAGCTATAGGTGACCTGTTGGATGAACAAAATGCATTTGGTGCTTCATCCTCAAAAACGCCAGCAGTACCCAGGAGAACTTCACAATCCAAGGGTAATGGAAAACAGTTATCAGGTTCATCATCTGGTTCTGAAGTGATAGTGAACAACCAGAATGCCAACAGCAGCTTACTGAACAAAGAACTCCAGGCTATCCTCCAGTGGATGGCTGCTTCCCACTTCAACGTGCCCAACCTGTCATTCATGAATGAAAATGAAGGGGATTTGAAGAAGCTTCCTCTGTTGGCTGAAAAAGCAGCCAAGAAGGGCTACAGCGTTGGGGATATTCTCCAAGAGGTAATGAGGTACTTTGAAAAACAACAGATGGCTGCTGCTGTGGGAAATATGCCTCGTTGTGGGCTGATGGACTGGTTGCTTGCTACCCTGTAAGCAAGTGCCGACTCTTCCTCCCTCTCATGTTACTTTGACCCAGCCCAAGCGCCCAAATCAAATCTTTGCTGGCGCAACAAATAAGAACATCACAACCCATTTGCAAGAAACAACACTGCATTGAATTAAACAGGTTGTCATACACTAGCTGGGCAAGATcatcaataaaaaaaatttaaaaaaggaagactATTTTATTAAGTACTTCAGCAGAGTGTGAGATATACAAGGCACTAGTCAGAGCAATAAACCTGCTTCCCCACAGGTAGATATGAAAACTAGAGTAGGGTGAGGAGGAAATGAAAAGATAGGAGGCAAAGAGAAGAAgtaagcgggggagggaggggtccaTCAGGGAGGTCCATTGTTAGAAGCCTTTCTAGAGTAGCTTGAAAAGGATAGGTGGTGTGATTTCTACCAAGGTGTTGTCTTTGGACACTGATTGGACATTTTATCTTTCATATCAACCTTTGACTAGTAGGGGGTCTGATAGATTGGAAACTCCACTCTCATCTTAGACAGAAAAGGAGCTTTCTGTGTCTTCTCCCTTTCAAAGACTACTAGCTCCTGCAAGGAATAAGGGGAAAATGTCTCCACTTCTCTGTCACTCTCccagactatttttaaaatcttccttcCCAATGAATAACCCCAGTGCTTGCCTGTGCTGTTACTCAGAGCTTCCTCAAGCAGTAGCAGCATTAAATTAACATTATTTTTACCAATTTAACTGCTGTCCACTGTCTTCCAAATAGTAGTAGTGAAACTGACCATAGTCTTATTAATTTCACTCTGGTACTGTTTAGCAAAGTACATGTCTTCAAAACTTTAACGGCTAGAAATTTcattatttgaaaaaaatgaaagtttagatTCTGTGGAAGATGGTATAGATCCCTTCACAGTAAGCTGCTCACTTGCCCTGGTGAGTCTCTATTTCAAAGTTCTTACTTCTGTAGACAGCATGTATTGTAAAACACGGCAAAAATGGAGTTTAGAAACACATCTGAATATTGGGAGAGTGGAGAGATGAGAGAATGCAGAAACCGATTCCTAACAAATCTTTGAAGATTTCCCAAGTAGGAAATAATGCAAAATAAGGATTAGTTCCTGCCTTGACTTTTATAACTGACAGTacaaaactagttcatcagatactTTCTAAATACTGTTCCCTACCCTGACTACTGCCTTTAAAAATCCACTTCCACTGTGTTAAAGCTTTTTGTGTGTCCAATTTTAACATTTTCTTAGCACCAGAATCTCTTTTTTATTAGTTAATTACACAATGGATATTCTCCAGTAGGCATCCAATTGGAATAAACCTGGAATACATGTTTTGCTTCCATCTTTTTGAACATTGTATCGTTGATATTTAGGAATGAAATTAGCCTATCCTATTTATAttgtctattattatttatactgtggCAATACCAAAAAATGCTGGCCACTTTGCAAATACAGAGGAAGAGATAGTCCCTATCCTGAAGAGTCCCTACCCTTGAAAGATAAAGACAAATCGTGGGGGTATAGGATATATCATGCAAGCAAAACTATCAGTGGGAAAATAGGTACATGTCATATtagttaaatgttttgttttctaaatactAAACACACTTaaattcccctcctccctctacCATTCAACCTCCTTCTGATGGGATATATAACTCACACTTGCACTAAAAGGGTTAACTGGAGCTAGAAAGTTCAATTAAGGTacctggagggtgggccaggccAAATTGAAGATGAAGCTCAGCAGGGGGAGAAGTTGGGTGGTAAGCATAAAGGAAGAAAGATGAGAAGGAGGGTtacagggagagaggagaagaatTTTGCAGTTCCCCTCTGGTTGCTAGAAAGTA encodes the following:
- the LOC135883873 gene encoding A-kinase anchor protein 4-like; this translates as MSQEVDWLHSQAGVCKVDLYNPDEQKDQDRKVICFVDVSSLNVKDKDSKAKKAASQSSSISEPSNELDLGNLEEKEVIVIKDNEKHDHSKTEGAVCLFKQGSTDELSVVSWLNNDLQKYAVGFQHALTPSDAPQKRKVSETFNDPSLSQNSDTSLKSAGAQKGKRDPDDVSYYVNKLCSLVVQMARKEITDKLEGTASKFIRQGIHGSAGEGKNNSRGSVSKIASQMVNEAVEASTQDPQGKLPSPRPSQEKTTKKEDTSGSKRTSLFYGEMSNQNGCKQGGKPGDKQMCQQAKQSGQDDSGTSVSKGLMVYANQVASDMMFSFMKTMKVQRKDGKTTPACVVLKKVILKHTKDVISDLIDSTMKNLHNVTGVLMTDSDFVSTVKKNLFNLGSQKSTEILEAMVKRLFKALAGDDKQSRSQSLAYTSLKTGPQDSKSQGMQFTAMKSEMHNQGKDKDRGAGKCQSSSSKASEKHCSMDKYAKDLIVTALMLIQQHLLQQTNGKDSARESGATSFGYVSRDSHFEKAGSSHSSKSLSMAAGSRHSGAKNDHQQLDSQKGDISSILLSIIQKVLREAGFNIDDNSSETNRNYRDAATTDSKSSKKSLSKQPNSSMDQSDNMDQVNKQFIDQLVESVMKLCLFMAKNNSPDLAIGDLLDEQNAFGASSSKTPAVPRRTSQSKGNGKQLSGSSSGSEVIVNNQNANSSLLNKELQAILQWMAASHFNVPNLSFMNENEGDLKKLPLLAEKAAKKGYSVGDILQEVMRYFEKQQMAAAVGNMPRCGLMDWLLATL